A portion of the Misgurnus anguillicaudatus chromosome 16, ASM2758022v2, whole genome shotgun sequence genome contains these proteins:
- the LOC129422358 gene encoding solute carrier family 4 member 11 isoform X1, producing MMDSKEVLHFVPMAVSSSVPTKNGCIFQGLDTDASGFGLLNTSRRYVELMNFQEEVRAHRDLDGFLAQASILLDEKAASLDEVLRRMLDHVAKDGQGICHAEEVMSALFTDAGGQDASVHLLTETIQGVTATATGVRYQQSWLCVLCNVKSLHRRCVCITRLERPQNWGVNCCEVRYVILILAPPRTKSTKTAIELGRTFGTLFSDISFRQKLLETKTQEDFKQQLVIQRQRLSTALQKPSVEEETDPHSNKPLKVKDFLRAGCGIHEDLCRRLPLYLSDFTDGILGTNRSLLKYTTTAIFLYIAILLPAIAFGSLNDESTRGEIDVQKTIIGQSIGGVIYSMFAGSPMVIPLTTAPLAIFISVIRGICDDYDLDFSAFYACIGLWNSFFLILGGIFNVSLFMKLFKRSTEEVIALFISIAFVGDALKGTINIFHKYYHGPILVNGSTEEQHLNVILHHKVTGSQSGGISIPATIVLCTRERPILCLLLMLGTLWLGYALFLIKRSPFLHAKVREVVSDCALPISVVIFSFVGSCLFIDIQLPVFNYHNGTIFKVPSIDQLTGMNIISACGLGFLLALLIFIDQNIVVSLTNAPENRLLKGTAYHWDLMLSGFINILMSVLGLPWMHAAFPHSTLHVRQLARVEQRVEGGHLYETWIVSVKETRLTTLAANILIGLSVFLLPVPLQWIPKPVLYGLFLYIALTSIDGNQMCERMALLLKEQTSYPPTHYIRRVPQRKVHYFTGLQIIQLIILCVFGMYPLPYMKMIFPLLMIMLIPVRSYLLPKIIEAKYLDIIDSQHM from the exons CTGTTTCATCATCTGTGCCGACAAAAAATGGCTGTATCTTCCAAGGTTTGG ACACTGATGCCTCAGGATTTGGCCTCCTAAATACATCAAGAAGA TATGTGGAGCTGATGAATTTCCAGGAGGAAGTAAGGGCTCATCGAGATCTGGACGGCTTCTTAGCACAGGCCAGCATCCTGCTCGATGAGAAGGCCGCCTCCCTGGACGAAGTGCTTCGCAGAATGCTGGACCATGTGGCTAAGGATGGGCAGGGCATCTGCCATGCTGAGGAGGTCATGAGTGCTCTGTTCACAGATGCTGGAGGACAGGATGCCAGTG ttcaCTTGCTGACTGAGACCATTCAGGGTGTGACAGCGACAGCCACTGGAGTACGCTACCAACAGTCCTGGCtctgtgtact CTGTAATGTGAAGAGTCTTCATAGACGTTGCGTTTGTATCACTCGTCTGGAGCGACCCCAGAACTGGGGTGTTAACTGCTGTGAGGTCCGCTATGTTATCCTCATCCTCGCACCACCTCGAACA AAAAGTACAAAGACAGCCATCGAGCTTGGCCGCACGTTTGGCACCTTGTTCTCCGATATCTCATTTAGACAGAAACTTTTGGAAACTAAGACCCAGGAGGATTTCAAGCAGCAGCTCGTAATTCAAAGGCAGAGACTCTCCACTGCCCTCCAAAAGCCCTCGGTGGAGGAGGAGACCGACCCACACAGCAACAAACCACTCAAG GTAAAAGATTTCCTAAGAGCCGGTTGTGGCATTCATGAAGACCTGTGCCGTAGGCTCCCATTGTACCTTTCAGACTTCACAGATG GTATTCTGGGCACTAACAGGTCTCTGCTCAAGTACACCACTACGGCCATCTTCCTCTACATCGCTATTCTTCTGCCAGCTATAGCGTTTGGCTCTTTGAATGATGAAAGCACACGAGGAGAGATAG ATGTACAGAAGACCATTATTGGTCAAAGCATTGGAGGAGTGATCTACTCTATGTTTGCTGGATCTCCTATGGTTATTCCTCTCACCACAGCACCTCTAGCCATCTTCATCAGTG TGATCAGAGGCATCTGCGACGACTACGACCTTGATTTTTCTGCATTTTATGCCTGTATTGGACTGTGGAATAGTTTCTTCCTCATTCTGGGGGGGATTTTCAATGTCAGCCTGTTTATGAAGCTCTTTAAACG CTCCACAGAGGAAGTGATTGCTTTGTTCATCTCCATCGCTTTTGTGGGTGATGCTCTAAAAGGAACCATAAACA TATTTCATAAGTATTACCACGGCCCTATACTGGTTAATGGGAGCACAGAAGAACAACACCTGAATGTAATACTTCATCATAAAGTGACCGGATCACAGAGCGGAGGCATCTCAATCCCTGCAACCATCGTTCTGTGCACCAGGGAGCGCCCTATTCTTTGTCTGCTTCTGATGCTGGGAACACTATGGTTGGGATACGCTCTCTTTCTCATCAAGAGAAG CCCATTCCTGCATGCTAAAGTCAGGGAGGTGGTATCAGACTGTGCATTGCCAATCTCTGTGGTCATATTCTCCTTCGTGGGCTCCTGCCTTTTTATTGATATACAGC TTCCAGTATTCAACTACCACAATGGAACCATATTCAAAGTGCCATCAATTGACCAACTCACAGGGATGAACATAATAAGTGCATGCGGTCTTGGCTTTCTCCTGGCCTTGCTCATCTTCATCGACCAGAATATTGTTGTGTCCCTCACCAACGCCCCAGAGAACAG ACTGCTAAAGGGAACGGCGTACCACTGGGACCTGATGCTCTCTGGGTTTATCAACATCCTGATGTCAGTGCTGGGGTTACCATGGATGCACGCAGCTTTCCCTCACTCCACGCTGCATGTGCGTCAGCTGGCGCGGGTGGAACAGCGAGTGGAGGGAGGGCACCTCTATGAAACGTG GATAGTTAGTGTGAAGGAGACACGACTCACGACGCTGGCTGCGAACATCCTGATTGGTTTATCAGTGTTTCTGCTTCCGGTTCCTCTTCAGTGGATACCGAAGCCTGTTCTCTACGGCCTCTTCCTATACATCGCCCTTACATCTATAGACGGAAACCAGATGTGTGAACGAATGGCCCTTTTACTTAAAGAACAA ACGTCATACCCCCCGACTCACTACATCCGCAGGGTGCCACAGAGAAAGGTGCATTACTTCACAGGCCTGCAGATTATTCAGCTCATCATCCTGTGTGTTTTTGGGATGTATCCTCTGCCGTATATGAAGATGATCTTCCCTTTGCTTATGATCATGCTCATTCCTGTACG GAGCTACTTGTTGCCGAAGATCATTGAAGCAAAGTACTTGGACATCATTGATTCTCAACACATGTAA
- the LOC129422358 gene encoding solute carrier family 4 member 11 isoform X3: MMDSKEVLHFVPMAVSSSVPTKNGCIFQGLDTDASGFGLLNTSRRYVELMNFQEEVRAHRDLDGFLAQASILLDEKAASLDEVLRRMLDHVAKDGQGICHAEEVMSALFTDAGGQDASVHLLTETIQGVTATATGVRYQQSWLCVLCNVKSLHRRCVCITRLERPQNWGVNCCEVRYVILILAPPRTKSTKTAIELGRTFGTLFSDISFRQKLLETKTQEDFKQQLVIQRQRLSTALQKPSVEEETDPHSNKPLKVKDFLRAGCGIHEDLCRRLPLYLSDFTDGILGTNRSLLKYTTTAIFLYIAILLPAIAFGSLNDESTRGEIDVQKTIIGQSIGGVIYSMFAGSPMVIPLTTAPLAIFISVIRGICDDYDLDFSAFYACIGLWNSFFLILGGIFNVSLFMKLFKRSTEEVIALFISIAFVGDALKGTINIFHKYYHGPILVNGSTEEQHLNVILHHKVTGSQSGGISIPATIVLCTRERPILCLLLMLGTLWLGYALFLIKRSPFLHAKVREVVSDCALPISVVIFSFVGSCLFIDIQLPVFNYHNGTIFKVPSIDQLTGMNIISACGLGFLLALLIFIDQNIVVSLTNAPENRLLKGTAYHWDLMLSGFINILMSVLGLPWMHAAFPHSTLHVRQLARVEQRVEGGHLYET; this comes from the exons CTGTTTCATCATCTGTGCCGACAAAAAATGGCTGTATCTTCCAAGGTTTGG ACACTGATGCCTCAGGATTTGGCCTCCTAAATACATCAAGAAGA TATGTGGAGCTGATGAATTTCCAGGAGGAAGTAAGGGCTCATCGAGATCTGGACGGCTTCTTAGCACAGGCCAGCATCCTGCTCGATGAGAAGGCCGCCTCCCTGGACGAAGTGCTTCGCAGAATGCTGGACCATGTGGCTAAGGATGGGCAGGGCATCTGCCATGCTGAGGAGGTCATGAGTGCTCTGTTCACAGATGCTGGAGGACAGGATGCCAGTG ttcaCTTGCTGACTGAGACCATTCAGGGTGTGACAGCGACAGCCACTGGAGTACGCTACCAACAGTCCTGGCtctgtgtact CTGTAATGTGAAGAGTCTTCATAGACGTTGCGTTTGTATCACTCGTCTGGAGCGACCCCAGAACTGGGGTGTTAACTGCTGTGAGGTCCGCTATGTTATCCTCATCCTCGCACCACCTCGAACA AAAAGTACAAAGACAGCCATCGAGCTTGGCCGCACGTTTGGCACCTTGTTCTCCGATATCTCATTTAGACAGAAACTTTTGGAAACTAAGACCCAGGAGGATTTCAAGCAGCAGCTCGTAATTCAAAGGCAGAGACTCTCCACTGCCCTCCAAAAGCCCTCGGTGGAGGAGGAGACCGACCCACACAGCAACAAACCACTCAAG GTAAAAGATTTCCTAAGAGCCGGTTGTGGCATTCATGAAGACCTGTGCCGTAGGCTCCCATTGTACCTTTCAGACTTCACAGATG GTATTCTGGGCACTAACAGGTCTCTGCTCAAGTACACCACTACGGCCATCTTCCTCTACATCGCTATTCTTCTGCCAGCTATAGCGTTTGGCTCTTTGAATGATGAAAGCACACGAGGAGAGATAG ATGTACAGAAGACCATTATTGGTCAAAGCATTGGAGGAGTGATCTACTCTATGTTTGCTGGATCTCCTATGGTTATTCCTCTCACCACAGCACCTCTAGCCATCTTCATCAGTG TGATCAGAGGCATCTGCGACGACTACGACCTTGATTTTTCTGCATTTTATGCCTGTATTGGACTGTGGAATAGTTTCTTCCTCATTCTGGGGGGGATTTTCAATGTCAGCCTGTTTATGAAGCTCTTTAAACG CTCCACAGAGGAAGTGATTGCTTTGTTCATCTCCATCGCTTTTGTGGGTGATGCTCTAAAAGGAACCATAAACA TATTTCATAAGTATTACCACGGCCCTATACTGGTTAATGGGAGCACAGAAGAACAACACCTGAATGTAATACTTCATCATAAAGTGACCGGATCACAGAGCGGAGGCATCTCAATCCCTGCAACCATCGTTCTGTGCACCAGGGAGCGCCCTATTCTTTGTCTGCTTCTGATGCTGGGAACACTATGGTTGGGATACGCTCTCTTTCTCATCAAGAGAAG CCCATTCCTGCATGCTAAAGTCAGGGAGGTGGTATCAGACTGTGCATTGCCAATCTCTGTGGTCATATTCTCCTTCGTGGGCTCCTGCCTTTTTATTGATATACAGC TTCCAGTATTCAACTACCACAATGGAACCATATTCAAAGTGCCATCAATTGACCAACTCACAGGGATGAACATAATAAGTGCATGCGGTCTTGGCTTTCTCCTGGCCTTGCTCATCTTCATCGACCAGAATATTGTTGTGTCCCTCACCAACGCCCCAGAGAACAG ACTGCTAAAGGGAACGGCGTACCACTGGGACCTGATGCTCTCTGGGTTTATCAACATCCTGATGTCAGTGCTGGGGTTACCATGGATGCACGCAGCTTTCCCTCACTCCACGCTGCATGTGCGTCAGCTGGCGCGGGTGGAACAGCGAGTGGAGGGAGGGCACCTCTATGAAAC TTAG
- the LOC129422358 gene encoding solute carrier family 4 member 11 isoform X2: protein MMDSKEVLHFVPMAVSSSVPTKNGCIFQGLDTDASGFGLLNTSRRYVELMNFQEEVRAHRDLDGFLAQASILLDEKAASLDEVLRRMLDHVAKDGQGICHAEEVMSALFTDAGGQDASVHLLTETIQGVTATATGVRYQQSWLCVLCNVKSLHRRCVCITRLERPQNWGVNCCEVRYVILILAPPRTKSTKTAIELGRTFGTLFSDISFRQKLLETKTQEDFKQQLVIQRQRLSTALQKPSVEEETDPHSNKPLKVKDFLRAGCGIHEDLCRRLPLYLSDFTDGILGTNRSLLKYTTTAIFLYIAILLPAIAFGSLNDESTRGEIDVQKTIIGQSIGGVIYSMFAGSPMVIPLTTAPLAIFISVIRGICDDYDLDFSAFYACIGLWNSFFLILGGIFNVSLFMKLFKRSTEEVIALFISIAFVGDALKGTINIFHKYYHGPILVNGSTEEQHLNVILHHKVTGSQSGGISIPATIVLCTRERPILCLLLMLGTLWLGYALFLIKRSPFLHAKVREVVSDCALPISVVIFSFVGSCLFIDIQLPVFNYHNGTIFKVPSIDQLTGMNIISACGLGFLLALLIFIDQNIVVSLTNAPENRLLKGTAYHWDLMLSGFINILMSVLGLPWMHAAFPHSTLHVRQLARVEQRVEGGHLYETIVSVKETRLTTLAANILIGLSVFLLPVPLQWIPKPVLYGLFLYIALTSIDGNQMCERMALLLKEQTSYPPTHYIRRVPQRKVHYFTGLQIIQLIILCVFGMYPLPYMKMIFPLLMIMLIPVRSYLLPKIIEAKYLDIIDSQHM, encoded by the exons CTGTTTCATCATCTGTGCCGACAAAAAATGGCTGTATCTTCCAAGGTTTGG ACACTGATGCCTCAGGATTTGGCCTCCTAAATACATCAAGAAGA TATGTGGAGCTGATGAATTTCCAGGAGGAAGTAAGGGCTCATCGAGATCTGGACGGCTTCTTAGCACAGGCCAGCATCCTGCTCGATGAGAAGGCCGCCTCCCTGGACGAAGTGCTTCGCAGAATGCTGGACCATGTGGCTAAGGATGGGCAGGGCATCTGCCATGCTGAGGAGGTCATGAGTGCTCTGTTCACAGATGCTGGAGGACAGGATGCCAGTG ttcaCTTGCTGACTGAGACCATTCAGGGTGTGACAGCGACAGCCACTGGAGTACGCTACCAACAGTCCTGGCtctgtgtact CTGTAATGTGAAGAGTCTTCATAGACGTTGCGTTTGTATCACTCGTCTGGAGCGACCCCAGAACTGGGGTGTTAACTGCTGTGAGGTCCGCTATGTTATCCTCATCCTCGCACCACCTCGAACA AAAAGTACAAAGACAGCCATCGAGCTTGGCCGCACGTTTGGCACCTTGTTCTCCGATATCTCATTTAGACAGAAACTTTTGGAAACTAAGACCCAGGAGGATTTCAAGCAGCAGCTCGTAATTCAAAGGCAGAGACTCTCCACTGCCCTCCAAAAGCCCTCGGTGGAGGAGGAGACCGACCCACACAGCAACAAACCACTCAAG GTAAAAGATTTCCTAAGAGCCGGTTGTGGCATTCATGAAGACCTGTGCCGTAGGCTCCCATTGTACCTTTCAGACTTCACAGATG GTATTCTGGGCACTAACAGGTCTCTGCTCAAGTACACCACTACGGCCATCTTCCTCTACATCGCTATTCTTCTGCCAGCTATAGCGTTTGGCTCTTTGAATGATGAAAGCACACGAGGAGAGATAG ATGTACAGAAGACCATTATTGGTCAAAGCATTGGAGGAGTGATCTACTCTATGTTTGCTGGATCTCCTATGGTTATTCCTCTCACCACAGCACCTCTAGCCATCTTCATCAGTG TGATCAGAGGCATCTGCGACGACTACGACCTTGATTTTTCTGCATTTTATGCCTGTATTGGACTGTGGAATAGTTTCTTCCTCATTCTGGGGGGGATTTTCAATGTCAGCCTGTTTATGAAGCTCTTTAAACG CTCCACAGAGGAAGTGATTGCTTTGTTCATCTCCATCGCTTTTGTGGGTGATGCTCTAAAAGGAACCATAAACA TATTTCATAAGTATTACCACGGCCCTATACTGGTTAATGGGAGCACAGAAGAACAACACCTGAATGTAATACTTCATCATAAAGTGACCGGATCACAGAGCGGAGGCATCTCAATCCCTGCAACCATCGTTCTGTGCACCAGGGAGCGCCCTATTCTTTGTCTGCTTCTGATGCTGGGAACACTATGGTTGGGATACGCTCTCTTTCTCATCAAGAGAAG CCCATTCCTGCATGCTAAAGTCAGGGAGGTGGTATCAGACTGTGCATTGCCAATCTCTGTGGTCATATTCTCCTTCGTGGGCTCCTGCCTTTTTATTGATATACAGC TTCCAGTATTCAACTACCACAATGGAACCATATTCAAAGTGCCATCAATTGACCAACTCACAGGGATGAACATAATAAGTGCATGCGGTCTTGGCTTTCTCCTGGCCTTGCTCATCTTCATCGACCAGAATATTGTTGTGTCCCTCACCAACGCCCCAGAGAACAG ACTGCTAAAGGGAACGGCGTACCACTGGGACCTGATGCTCTCTGGGTTTATCAACATCCTGATGTCAGTGCTGGGGTTACCATGGATGCACGCAGCTTTCCCTCACTCCACGCTGCATGTGCGTCAGCTGGCGCGGGTGGAACAGCGAGTGGAGGGAGGGCACCTCTATGAAAC GATAGTTAGTGTGAAGGAGACACGACTCACGACGCTGGCTGCGAACATCCTGATTGGTTTATCAGTGTTTCTGCTTCCGGTTCCTCTTCAGTGGATACCGAAGCCTGTTCTCTACGGCCTCTTCCTATACATCGCCCTTACATCTATAGACGGAAACCAGATGTGTGAACGAATGGCCCTTTTACTTAAAGAACAA ACGTCATACCCCCCGACTCACTACATCCGCAGGGTGCCACAGAGAAAGGTGCATTACTTCACAGGCCTGCAGATTATTCAGCTCATCATCCTGTGTGTTTTTGGGATGTATCCTCTGCCGTATATGAAGATGATCTTCCCTTTGCTTATGATCATGCTCATTCCTGTACG GAGCTACTTGTTGCCGAAGATCATTGAAGCAAAGTACTTGGACATCATTGATTCTCAACACATGTAA